TTCCACATCAGTATTTCACTCTTTGACAAGTTAAAAAGAAAAGCTGCGCGGATATTCGTAAAATTTCCACTTTATGTGTTAATCGCTTCATCTTGTTATAGGTATACCCTCTATATTCAACACAAAATCTTTCAAAAACGTCTTCATCAAGAGTTAAAATGATTCCGCTTTCGAAAATCAACGGAATCGTTTAAgaactatttcaaaaatcgattaaaaatCGGGATGACCCTTTTGATTGACACCCAGTTAACTTGTGTGAAGAAAGTGAACAAAATCAACATGAATGATCCCTAGTGATTCAGAAAATACTTCTAAAATCGTACTACCTATTCTGTAAACTTCCATGCAAGTGTGCATTATTACATGTGATTCTATCGTGTTTTCGGTTGCACTTATATCTCCTTTACACCTAATTTTACCGGGACAATGATGTCGCATTATAAAATTCGCTACAATTTCacgttaatttaaaaactgaacTCTATACTTACTGTCAAAGGAGGCAAAAAGATCAGGTTTGTCCTCAACTGACACCATGGAACGATAATCCAACTTCGGAGGAGGATCCTTCTTCTTCGAGCCAATTTCTGTGGGCTGCCTTATGAATGTCCCCACTGAGGATCTCCTATAACAGATCAAACATGTTAAAAACATTGTTAttgcaaattgaaatatcaaattaaattatctatCGATTTGTTAACTCGAATAAGAGTTAATTTAACGAGATACATTAGGTGTTGTGATTAGGTATGTAATGAAAAAATCGACAAAGCTCTCAAATTACCCTTACAGTAACGTTAAGCTCTTGCTAACAAATCATTGATAATAATTCTCTTTTAAAGCTATTAAATTTCTAGACAAGCCACATATAGTAAGGGGAGATGCAAATATGTGGGTAGTGGAAGTGTGCGTGTTGTGTGTTCTTAAGCcgaattttgctttttatttttgatatttggaGAGTGAGGTGACTTAAGTATTCATTCATTtgaaaagaacaaaatttgtttaagcaaagataatattgaatttggGAGTAGCCTGATCTGCCCTGGATATGGTGGACTAAACAACTATATATTCTGGCCTATTTATATTGAAgtcaacaatttttgttttgtctttGGTAAAGAAACTAAGTATAAAAGAACACTAATTTCTTAGTATGCATGAAGGAAGAAGCTCGAACAAAAGAAGAAATGAATTTAGGTATTAAAACAGATTAGTATTTCTTTGTGttctctaaatatttaaatcaactCGCCAAATCACTAGCGCATAACCTAGTGGGTATATTCAAAACGTTTACCGACATGCTGACCATCCGATAACATAACGCTACTCCATCTACACACGCACACCTACCCAACAGCGCTAACAGTAGAGCCGACCGAGGAGCCTAAGGCTCCGACTTGGGCTCCTACGGCGCCCACCGTAGATCCGACGGTCGAACTGAGGGCCCCCACTTGGGCGCCGACTTGAGCGCCCATGGCTCCTACTTGGGCGCCGACTTGTGCACCCATGGCTCCCACTTGGGCCCCGACGGCGCCCACGGAAGCCCCCACGGAGCTGATTATGTTAGTGGGAAAAAAGCTACTCGAAGAGGCGCTATCACCGGTTAACGGCGGGCCTCCGCTGCCCCCCGAATGGGGTCCCCCGGAGCCGCCGCTGTCCTCGGAGGGAGTTTTGGCGAAAAGCCCTGTTCCGAAGTCCACCAAGTGGATCGGAGAGCTTTTGTGTTAGGCAGCGGAAAGAGAGAAGCTTACCGGTTAGTTTCAGTTAGGGAAAGTATATTAACAAGTAGGGTTAAATTACGAGTGAGATAGCCGCGACGACATAAAAATCGAGGAAATCGAACCATATATAAAGTTCTTCAACTCTACTTGGTAATTTACTATCTTTCTGGGCGAACGAAAAGCGTCAGTTGGAACGATTTACCATAATATTAGTAAGGAGTAACTTAAATCACTTATTGTTAACAGTAATACACACCTTGAGAACACTTTAGAAAACACAGATGAGTGTTGTGCGTCCGCGGTTTGCGGCTGACTAGGTAGCTTATCATCTTCCTTATCCCCGCTCAAAGTTTCCATCCAAGAAAGGGGATAGGACAGTCTTTTCAACATCTGAAACACAACAGCGATGTTAATTTTGATCTTCGATAATTGAAGCTCTGCAGCAATCTGAAGAAACCAAAGAACTCACCTTATTTTTCCTACTTTCAGACTTTTCAGCATCTTCTTTGGAATCAATTAAACTCGTCGAGAACTGGGTACCGGAGGTGTCTGCATCACTGCTCGAATCCAAGCTGAACGACACACTGTTTGTCTTCTTCCGAGCCGGACTCTCGTTCTCGCTACTCACAGATTGGTGGTGCAATGGGGGCAAAGGCACCGGAGGCACCCAATCTTTGGATAGAACTATATCCGCATCGCTATAATGCTgaacaaatgaaaattagacaaaaataaTAACCATGTGGGATTACTTACTTCTTTGACGCGAATAGGAACGACGGAGGATTCCCTAATATCAATACCCGAATCATGGCAACTTTCTTTCGCTTCGGCTTCTACTGCCTCGCCAGGAGTCTGTTCTTCCTCGACATGTACTTCATTGACAGATGATAACTCTGGGATTTCGTCGATATCAATCGatctaattgaaattaaatgaaacaaaataatcgTCAACTGGATagtgtatttaataaaaaaatgtgcatcATTATCATCACGTCAACTTACTGCCTCTCCCGCGAGGTCATGGGCCAGTGATGATCCAATAACGATTTTCTTCTCTCCTCCAGTGTTCTCTGTTCCTGTTCGGGATCCTCCAGATTAGTGGGAGTGACAAGTTCCCTCTCGAAGGCCTTAGGAAAAGCGTCACCCTCCCGTTCTGTACATGAACACACAGACTCAGCATCATCAGTACCAGTCACTACAAACGAGACCTCTAAGCTAATATATGATTCATGCTATTGCCACATTGATGTCGATATATGCAGACAAGCCATAGCGAGAAATAAGAGTTACTGACCTGAACTACAAAACGAATACATCATCGTTTCATCAGAAGGAAGAAgaaacatgttttaatttaagacGAAGGCGGAGTCAACAAATATAATGCAAGTATGAAGTTTTATAATATGGTGCAGgcccaataatttttttaggtatACAGGATCATATACGTGGTGCAAAACCCTACTAAAAATGAGTGTTATTGTATTTTCGGCCACCAGTTTTTGCAATACTGTCCACAACTTTACTTTCGGAGTCAATACTAATAGGCGAAAAACAATGCGAACATTATTTCACATTTAACGTGCATGCCATTACCAAATTTACcattaaaccaaattttaGCTAACTTTTCAGAAGCTCGAAAATGTTCATTACTCATTCGTGATTATCGTGATACGCTGCCTACATTTTCCAGAGCAACAAAAAAGTCAATGCAACAGCACCCAAAGCTCTTAGTCCGTATGCAGCTCAGACATCGTTAAAAACATCTTATTTACATACTGATCTAACTTACCCAATTCAGGAAAAGTTTCGTCTTTCACCAGCAGAGACTCCGTTTCCTTCTCTCCTTTTGGATAATAGATCTCAGCTTTTTCATTGACGTTGCTCTCCATATGGCTGACCCTCATGTGTGCTATATCATTGTATATGGCAACGTTGACTACAAATTCCATTGGAGCTATCACGCCATATGCTTCTGGTCCTTTTTCAATTAcctaaaaaaatcagtttcatGACACAGTACAATTTATGCAGTTTAACTAAGATTTTTATAGATTTCATTCGTAAAATAGTTTAGTTCAGTACTTACCAACGGATCTGAAACATTAGGATCAAACATCACAGCATTAGGGGTAACTAAAAGCACACCACTGACCACTCCCTCTCCATCGGTGATATGCctcacattaattttaaggaatCTCTCACGGAATACTGATGTCGGTTCCTCTTCGTTCTCGACCGAAGAACTCTGGTTACATGAAGGAGTTCGGACTCTTTCTACATGTCCGGGCTTTGGGCTGACCGGCCGCAAGTTGTCTAGAAGTTCTAGAAACAATATACGTACTTTACATGGAGGACTAGAAAGGTTAATAGTGGGATTATTGCAGTCTTGGTGAGGCATCCAAACCCGTAATACGGGTTTGGATGCAAAAATGGGtacttaaagttttaattcatTGCCCAACTcgcattaattattaatttaaaaattcgtgaTTAACTTTGCCTGCAAGGACTTACTTTTCGGTAtgctaaataaattgaaaacgttCATCCCGGCATATGTTTTCTCACGAACTGACCAAACATCGGTGCAGGAAACCCAACTGAGGACTAATTTTATATCCACTTCAATAGAGTAGTAAATCGCAACTTTTGATAAGATTAACTATCTACTTATATTTCCGTGGGCACCTGATTCCGtctattttaagtaaaaactcGCAGATTGCAAGTAAACTGGCCCGGCACATTACTATACGATAAGCAAAATGCACCACGTGGGAGTTCGAAGCAGCAGTGAATTAAACACCTTGTAAAGTCGATGTAAACACTACTTAAAATGAATGATGACTTTCCAGCTGATAGTGCCATTCGCAGTGTAAGATGAAACTTTGGAACGTTTCATATATTGCATTAAACTGTCGAGGTGCAAAATCCACAACATGAATGGTAAAGCACATAAactaattgtaaatattttgcctCCACGTAAATGAATGTTTTTGCTTTAACTTGCTGGAATAATTAAACGAATATAATGGACCAGTCACGACAAATGGCCTCTCATAACTGATAACACTCgttgattctgtggacgaaatttttcaatgacaTTGTGACATAATGACCGCATAATTCTGTCGATGGCGCGTTGAATCTCGTCTTCCAAGTCAGAAATTGTTCTTGGGTTAATGGCATATATCTTCCCGTTCAAACAaacccaaaggaaaaaatccaaaggtaTCAAATTGCACGATTGTGGGGGCCATATCATAACGGTGCAGCGCGAGATAACACTGCCTTGAAATTTCGTCTTCAAACATTCAATTGTTTCATTTGTTGTGTGACAGATTGCACCTTTCGGTTAAGACCACATGTCCGTGAGGTCTATTTGAGATCAGGAAGAAATTATTACAATGACGAACGAGAAGGTGCGTTGTGGTGACCGAAAAATCCACGACCTTTTCAAACCCTCTCCGCGGAACTATCACCATTTTGATACgatattttcacaatttctgTACGTCCTGCGTTCGTGTAATTCTCCAGAACTAAACCTTAGTTTTTACACAGACAGCTTTtacaaaagcaattttaacAGCTGCTCAAATACAATGCTGCACGAATGACccaagaaaaatgttaatggTTCAAAATAACCGGTCTTAATATGACACGTTGGATTATGCGAAAAAGAATATTGCAGTATCTTCCCTACCATTCACCCCATTGCATTATATGAAGTGCTCCTTAGCCAACAAGAACCAAGAAACCCAACCCCAACTGTTAAACTTCAATTAagaaatcattttatttggaTAGAAAAGAGTGATTTTTGCAATAGATGTGCAAAGCGGTGCTCTACCGTATGCTCGTGAGTTAAAGCTTTGCTTGCAGATCGTAAATAACTTGATTCTTGCAAAAACTACAACTTCAAATGTTTAATCTCACCTTTCTCGTCTAGGGGTAAATCATCTTGAGTATCCTCGACAGGGGTGGAGCCTTCAGAATCGTTTTCTACTGGTTCTCTCAGAGGCACATACAACTGTTGGCCTGGGAATATGTATGGTGTTGCAAGTCTATTCACTTTAGTTAGTTCCGAAGGTGTAGTATCGAACCTTGCAGCCACTGACGTTAAGGTATCCCTATCGGCGACCTGTAATTCATATGAAATTTAAGCGCATCGAATGCTGTCTAACGAAACTCACCATGTAGATGGTGGTATTTTCCGGAGGTCCACTTCTCCTTCCCGACAAACTGTTGGTGGAGCCATCAAGATCTGTGAACAAACATTTACCATGAAACTAATTACTTTTACTGATAATGCAGCGAGGCAGCCCGCAGCAGATACCTGAAAAATGAAATCCGTAATAATTATAGTAAACAATCACGAACTTGTCGAAACCGTCCTCGGTTCGGTCTATAAAAGCACAGGAATGGGGCTGGCAGTGATCGAAGTAGTCTTCGACGAAGTCCATGGCGTGCGAGATGCCATAAATACCGGAAGAGAGAAAAGGACAAAATGCATTACCGATGATGCAACGTTGTGCATCTCTGTTAGATGACAGATAAAATCGTATGCCTGTAACGAAACTGTCACCTGACGAAACTAGACATGAACGTTATCTACTGGCGCGATATCACACACACTGCGAGAGAACACACCTTCGCAGGTACAATAATTTAATCATGGTTCCAAGGAACCTTGTCAAGTAACGCTGATTATCTATCtgttaatcaaaaataaagtttcGCGTTACGGTAGAATAAACTTTTTTAGCCGGCTGAGCGCACCCGATTAAGATATTCGAGGCGGCTATCAAAACTTATccagtttaattttctttacagGTCTGTTTGGACATTTTTTCCCGGTGCGTAGTAGAAAATCGATCGAAGCTTTTTATTAACTTCGGGAAAGATAAGGTAAAGTGAATCAATAATAGGTGTGTAGATATTATGCGTTAGTACCCCCGGGCCATCCTTTCGTAAATGTAGGCCGTTGATCGAGTCCTACGTAGTTTCAAACATCTGACTAACGGATGAGTCAATGCCAAATGCCTTTGGCCTTATGttacttcagttttttttatggtcaCCCCTTATCTATAGTCCGAGTGTTAATAATGAGGCGATAACGAGAAGACCTGGGGCTGCATTTTTGCGTACGCAGGAAAAGAATCACCGCTGGTTGAGTATTGTTGAAATACCGTTACGTTGGTTAGACCATTCGTATTTGTACGGGTGAGTAACAACATTAAACGGACTGACGTGGGGGACGCACAAGTTGACCATGTAAACCGGTTGGAATAGGCGTAGCGTTATTTTTTGTTGACAATGTGTTCTCaatgaaatttgtattaaaaaataagcgCGACTTAGAGGCTCATAGCTGAacgatatttttctatttaacaagTGTACAAACAGACGCAGAGCactttttgtgaaattaagcctcataaaaaatatacttattaaaaagttttataatcaaaataacCTCCATTATTATCTATGgtcttttgccacttttcggGTAGATAATGGCTGCCTTCGCAATAAACGCTGAGTAGTTTCAAGACAACGTTAAACTGCTTTGGTCTCAACATGTGGAAGGAGCAGGGAACCAACCCTGGAGAGTAGGGCGCGTGCAGGAAAATTTCTAAGCCGAAGAATATGACTACCTAAAACGATTTTACTATATGCAGTCGAGCATTGTCACGCAGCAACGTCACTGTCCGACTTCCCTGGCTCCAGAGCTTCATTCAATTTAATCTTTTGGGAATTGATAATAATCGGCTATAATAGTGTAGAAAATGACTCCCTTTCAATTCCACCAGACACATAGTTACATAAACCTTACTCGTCATGAATGTTTAGTTTTGCGACTGACGTGGATGGCTAGCTTGGATCAATCCACGCTTTTCTACGCTTAGAATTACCATATAAaacattctttcttttataccAAGAAAGCGAGTTAACGCAGATGTtaacttttcgatttttgttgtttcttaTTAGCTTGTGAGGAActcattttctttcttttttaatctttCCCATTATATGCAATCGAACtaaaattgtttgttgaaTCACTCCTAATTCTTCTTATAGCTTTTTTCAGTTTGACGTAGAATTTCATgcagtaaaatttaaagttcttCATCTTTAAACTTTTTCTCCACACCCGGACGTGGATCGTCCTCAAGgcgaaaattttcttcaaagaaCTATCTCCTAATAGTTAAAGCACTAACAAAATAATGCCTCCAACAGGAATTACTCTTTTCTGTAGTTCCCGCAGCATTTTTATACAGTTTAAAACAAACCAACATTgatattcttaaattttgcccacaaacatacatcttttaATCACGTTTTATGCCCTGAACGATAGCTCGGGGACAATTgaccattttttcatataaaaaacaataactaaATCTCACATGCTTAAAATTGCGGACCAATTGCATGCCGATGCACGTATGTTTTTAATACGATTAACTTCAACgctcaatttctttttgtacacccattaatttaatatttttaataataaaatacagggtgtctaaaaTATCTGGCCTAGACGAAGCGATTCTCACAATGGATTTTGTTAAGTAAAGAAAAAGACGAACAGTTTACGGAACTATGTATATTTTCCGGTTAATAGGAGTtatcaatattaaattgtcaaaTACGGCCtggattttttaattccaattttggaagttcaatgATACCCTCTCTGATGCTATTTTCAGATGTTTCATCTCACAAATGTACCTACTCCTAACTACATAAAATCTTGTATCTTTGATATCAGCCAAAAAGACTCCGtcgaagaaaaaacaataaacaaggtattcaatttaaaattcaagtatTGTGGATGTTTCCTCTTAAGTTGGAGATGCTAAAAAATCCTTTGTAACTTTTTCAACGCACTCATATGCGAAACACAATGTGGAGATATTATTTCAATGAGGTTACAGTTGATGTTAATAGAGGTGAAATAGCTCTCACATCCCATattagacaattttttttcttatttacatTAACAAAGCATTATAATAAAAGTTATCAACCTACCTCTGTTCAGAGTTCTGTCCACTTGGTTCCGCAGGACCGCAAGATCGAATGGTGAGGAAATGCCGTGGTCCACACTTCTGCTCTTACtcctaaaaattattcagtaTTAGAACAGGCAAACGCAGACGTTTGAAGAAGAAACATTAAATGCAACAAGtgtgagaatatttttattaacatgtacTGAGACACACAGAGCTGAAAAAGATTTCAACGGTCTTcgcaataattgaaaatcgaaaatgagAAAACACACAATacggaattattttttatttgaaaagtaaaattaatttgataaaaacgtATTGAAGACCAAAAGAAGAGGAAATTCATATATTCAATAATGCAAACAAAATCGATACATATGAACATATATAAATATGCATGTGCAAAATATCACCCACCAAAATGTCGAGAATCTGTAATTGATTAGTTTGTCCAATTCGCCTGACCCTGATGGTGAAATAAACCATTATTAGATAAACGATGCTAATTAATCGATATAACAACAATCAAAGCCCTCGAATAAAAATAGGTTCGAGTAATTTGCTTTTGTTATCGTTAAGTACATGTAAAGTCTGACGTCACAGTTACATAAGCAATAACACATCATTGTAACTAAAATCCCATATATCTCCTAAAAAACACAATAGAAATGGGTTCGTGACGATACTCACCTTGTTATCGGTAAATCCTTTGGGAGTTTCGTAATGTCTTGTGAAGCCCTGCGTGACCTATGGGTGAAGGCAAGAAATGAAGATAAAACCATgcaaagcaaaatttaaaaaatggtacagtgagtaaattaaaaaaacatgcatctattgaaaacataaaatcaAGCTATTACACACTAAGTTGcttaaaaacgaaattgagATTGCCATGcaatgaaatatgaaatgtGTCGCCATTATCTCATAACTTTTGAATTCGTCAATAATGATACTTCAAAAGAAACATTCTCTAATAGTTTCACACTTCACACGCAGGTCGTTTGTAAATGTGTATTTTCCGGTCATGTCAAAGAGAAAGTAGATTGTGAACCGCCACTGCTATATGACTgatgaagatattttttacacGTGCGCCGGTActcaacaaataaataaataaataaggtCAAGGCAGCGCGGCAGAGTGAATTGTGAAACTTAAATAACAGGACGTACGAAAGATACATATATTGGGGAATAATGATATTATTAATACGTGGTTATTTAGGAGCTGTAACCGTAAATAAAGTTCGTCTCCCTGTTTgataaataacattaattcatattaatattCTTATTTTCGAGATTcagaaacgttaaaaatcaATGGTATTAATGACAATGAAACAACATTATCCAACGcggcaaaatttaattgaataattcaTATTCTGACCAATTATGCCTCGATCCTTTcaacagatttttttcaatgataGTAATTATCATTATCACCTTCTTGAATGCATATAGATCCAACCTCGGGATTGTCTCATTAttcatcaatttattttaattttcttccgCTTCTTAGCTTTACAGAGACGATTATCGAGTGTTTTGGATGACTGTGAAACCCATTCCTCACTTTTCTTCTAAAACACTAGAATAACAGATTAATAATGACACGTTTATGGAGCATCATTTATTTAGCAAGGTAATCAGTCGATGTCGTCATCACCCCCGTTAGtttaaatatgaaaggaaACGTCACCTTTGGTATTACGATTCAAAACATTGCCTTTTCGTGTCTTAGATTTAATTTATGCCCAATTTCTGTAAGTTTACtgtaattttgcaaaatgccCGTGGTGCTTGTCTTGAGAAATACGGATTCCATTGAATTATGTGCATATTTTGGTGCACTTAACATTTCAGTTCTTCACAGATGTTTagaaaagtattgcaacactgGCGATTCGAAAATATATAGCCACAATTGCACAACTTTGCCctgatttaaacatttaaaccTCATATTTAAGATCAGTAAGATCCTGTATACACCATAGTTGTGACACACTTGTGACCCTCACGTCTTAAATTCCTCAGCGTGCCGCGTTTCCTAATTTAAACTTGAGGATCGGCTCATAATGGTCTAGTTCAAAACCTTGGTATATAACATACTCTTACTGTAGTGTTTTGAATTGGTTACAAAAAATGGCAAACCAGTGTTAATGCGTGTGGGAAACGTATatttgacaaataaataaaacgatttatttACCGCctgaatttcattaaaaatacattgcAAAACGTTACAAATCTGAAGGAACAATTGTGAGTAATAAGCATTTGCTACATAAATgcagtaatttttcatttctttgtgGCACATGTCCGTTTAACTTTTAGTATCTAAAGATGATCAtttatagatttaaaaatgaGCGGTTTGAGTAATAATGGATGGTTCCgtttaaattacatttattttaggtttatttttagtGATTGAAATGTTTGCTAACTAGCCAAAAATAAAGCATTTGTTTCATTCTTTCAATTGCACTTTTCAAAGACAAAACTGAAATGACCTTCCTTTAACGTTCTACGAGTTTAAATGAGCCATTTAAGAAACAACGACTTCGAGAGCTGAAGCTGAAATGGTTGTAATGACTAACAATCGTGGATTCGACTTCGAAATTCAGTCATTAGGCAAAAAAGGCGCACCGTCATATCGCATTTCCTGCATCCTCATTATTGTCACATCTCGCACAAATTGGCGCCGACATGttaattttcaccacaatGCCATCCGTTATATAGTGGTCAAGTCACTCTATCATGTGTGAATATTCGAATACATAATGAGACGACAGTTTCGCATgaaactaataaatatttcgttttaatgACCTAAGAAATTAAACGTGAACTGTCAAACATCATGTGTTTctcctcaaaatattttcctaattaatATAACTTCTCTCGTTGTTCATCTAGTTATGAATAGTGGAGGGAACGacgaaaaaacacaaaattagaTAATAGTGAGAAAGAATATAATTCACCATAACCCATAAACGCAAACTAATACTAATGTGTACTTATTATTGAGTTACGACATATTTCATTACCTGTGAACTACAAATTTATACACCTGTTGcaaatatattattgttattattatggGACGCTCATATCTGTAGTGACTATTTGCATTGAATAAGTGAAATACTTATTGCCAATAACAAAGTCCATCAGGGTCACTGCAAAGCATCACTTAGGAATTTTTTGGTGTCGAAGGCCTTGCTgggatttaatttttacttcttaaatacttttttatcaAGCGTCCACTGTCGATTTTCAAGGTTTAAACATCTAGACAAAGCCATAAACAAcctctttcatttttttggcTGCAAGCTTGACCATTATTCTTTCGAACGTGAACCGTAAGCTCCAGTTGCGTTATTTATAACTAACGCCCACTCTTCTAAAGGTTAAGGggaatatttatgtatttattttgtttataggaAATGTGTTTAAGGTATGCTTGCCACGCCCGTTTGGTAGTAAgcttgttttttaattttttctttgtttgccACACAACAGACGCATATTAATGTGAATGtcagatttttaataattactgCTAAGTGGAGGGCTTCATGATTAAACCTTTCGAATAATGAACTCACCCGTTACTTGATGGTGTATCTTTCCGCTAATTTATCATTGAACATTGGACCTTTTTAATTCCAGCACTTCGTTGGTGTTTCCTTGTTCAGGATCTTAAAGCTCCTCCCTTCTTCACGGATCGCCTTGCTTTCTACTCAATTTTTAACCCGTTGCTCGCTTTAGCTTCATAAATCTCCATTTTCGTGTTCCTCAAGCAATACCAATTTAATAAGAACAATATAAATACGAGTTTTCCACGCGGTTTTGTTCCTGAGGGCTTGTTTTTTCCATGAGACTCCACGTGTATCGCGCGTGACGGAATCCGGAAGAAACAAAATTGTCTTGTTCCTGTCGGATTCAGACTTACATCTAAATTGCTTTTGACGAGATGCATCTGCACATGTATTTGAATAGGCAGCTAACTAACAAGTCCTATAAACACCCGTATATTTTGCatataaaatgcattttgttGGTCATTGCCTAACCAGAAATCTCGCACCATTCAACCAGTCTCAGCCCTCGACATCTCGTAAGCGATTTATCGATTCTTCGTTACATTCAATTTCCTATAGTGACGCCGATTGGCACATTGGCAGGATTGGCAATCAGCGAAAGATTGTAAGCGGAAATCATGTCACTATTCATTTCGTGTATAAACTCagtatttcaatttatatatttGGGCCTGTATCGAACCCATCCAGAAAGCTGCAACATCTgcaattttgattatttttttattattttttttacatgaatCTGCCGACCGCAAACCGCGGTGGGAGATATTCAGAATGATATTATTTTGCATGGTGTAATTGGTAGACCGCGGATGTTTCGAAGGTTGTTGCACCTGAAAATGACGCGGCTGAAAATTCGTTTCAAAACTGATTTCGCCGCTCACAACGAGGAGGTGGAATTGCAAAAAGAGCGAGTTCGGTCTGACGAATTTTgcgcaataaaaaattgctgtCCGCACGTACATTAAATCGAAATCGACcatttccagaaatttaaatgtctGAGAATTTCAGTTAAACATGGCAACGTTTAATTTGACCATATACGCCTGTAAAATGATTCGGGGCCcttgaaataaattcgaaaactTCCCCCTTTGCACCTCTCAATTTCTTCTTAAATGCGACCATAGTTAAAGGTTAGTAAGAACAAAACAATATTCCAGTACCTAGGAGCGCCAGTAAAAATGTTCCACCAAGATCCCCGTTTCTCCCTCCTCACTTGGGGCGGCGACCCAAACTGGTCTTCCAAATTACTACTGTCCTTCCTCCTCTTCTTCTCAAACTTGATGGCATGCCAGGACTTCCTCCGGCTCTTTTTAATGGGGAGAACGACCTCATCCTCGTCAATATCCTTGATATTCGG
This portion of the Euwallacea fornicatus isolate EFF26 chromosome 4, ASM4011564v1, whole genome shotgun sequence genome encodes:
- the mtd gene encoding nuclear receptor coactivator 7 isoform X3 encodes the protein MSQEILQAVPEKIILRHPEGSWPNIKDIDEDEVVLPIKKSRRKSWHAIKFEKKRRKDSSNLEDQFGSPPQVRREKRGSWWNIFTGAPRSKSRSVDHGISSPFDLAVLRNQVDRTLNRDLDGSTNSLSGRRSGPPENTTIYMVADRDTLTSVAARFDTTPSELTKVNRLATPYIFPGQQLYVPLREPVENDSEGSTPVEDTQDDLPLDEKELLDNLRPVSPKPGHVERVRTPSCNQSSSVENEEEPTSVFRERFLKINVRHITDGEGVVSGVLLVTPNAVMFDPNVSDPLVIEKGPEAYGVIAPMEFVVNVAIYNDIAHMRVSHMESNVNEKAEIYYPKGEKETESLLVKDETFPELVTGTDDAESVCSCTEREGDAFPKAFERELVTPTNLEDPEQEQRTLEERRKSLLDHHWPMTSRERQSIDIDEIPELSSVNEVHVEEEQTPGEAVEAEAKESCHDSGIDIRESSVVPIRVKEHYSDADIVLSKDWVPPVPLPPLHHQSVSSENESPARKKTNSVSFSLDSSSDADTSGTQFSTSLIDSKEDAEKSESRKNKMLKRLSYPLSWMETLSGDKEDDKLPSQPQTADAQHSSVFSKVFSSSPIHLVDFGTGLFAKTPSEDSGGSGGPHSGGSGGPPLTGDSASSSSFFPTNIISSVGASVGAVGAQVGAMGAQVGAQVGAMGAQVGAQVGALSSTVGSTVGAVGAQVGALGSSVGSTVSAVGRSSVGTFIRQPTEIGSKKKDPPPKLDYRSMVSVEDKPDLFASFDKLIPRPARSCEDPPLYLRLKMGKPLNKKIPHSTPLMSYGKKKMRPEYWFSIPKNRVDELYKFIHGWVPQLYGELDEEKIKQRNFVLVDLDTELWSGEPTPSSSRHGSQGEELAEITNKNWELIKAPYAKIYNIIKTQTLSEGSVDEVLPPMSEEYRRAFYSATPSLDIELSPPDLIGKTEILTDEHREALCRHLPARAEGYAWTLVFSTSQHGFSLNSMYRKMYKLESPILLVIEDTDNNVFGALTSCSLHVSDHFYGTGESLLFRFTPHFQVYNWTGENLYFIKGNNESLSIGAGDGKFGLWLDGDLYLGRTETCKTYGNDPLTPKVDFVVKTLECWAFISN
- the mtd gene encoding oxidation resistance protein 1 isoform X9; translated protein: MSQEILQAVPEKIILRHPEGSWPNIKDIDEDEVVLPIKKSRRKSWHAIKFEKKRRKDSSNLEDQFGSPPQVRREKRGSWWNIFTGAPRSRRASQDITKLPKDLPITRSKSRSVDHGISSPFDLAVLRNQVDRTLNRDLDGSTNSLSGRRSGPPENTTIYMVADRDTLTSVAARFDTTPSELTKVNRLATPYIFPGQQLYVPLREPVENDSEGSTPVEDTQDDLPLDEKELLDNLRPVSPKPGHVERVRTPSCNQSSSVENEEEPTSVFRERFLKINVRHITDGEGVVSGVLLVTPNAVMFDPNVSDPLVIEKGPEAYGVIAPMEFVVNVAIYNDIAHMRVSHMESNVNEKAEIYYPKGEKETESLLVKDETFPELVTGTDDAESVCSCTEREGDAFPKAFERELVTPTNLEDPEQEQRTLEERRKSLLDHHWPMTSRERQSIDIDEIPELSSVNEVHVEEEQTPGEAVEAEAKESCHDSGIDIRESSVVPIRVKEHYSDADIVLSKDWVPPVPLPPLHHQSVSSENESPARKKTNSVSFSLDSSSDADTSGTQFSTSLIDSKEDAEKSESRKNKMLKRLSYPLSWMETLSGDKEDDKLPSQPQTADAQHSSVFSKVFSRRSSVGTFIRQPTEIGSKKKDPPPKLDYRSMVSVEDKPDLFASFDKLIPRPARSCEDPPLYLRLKMGKPLNKKIPHSTPLMSYGKKKMRPEYWFSIPKNRVDELYKFIHGWVPQLYGELDEEKIKQRNFVLVDLDTELWSGEPTPSSSRHGSQGEELAEITNKNWELIKAPYAKIYNIIKTQTLSEGSVDEVLPPMSEEYRRAFYSATPSLDIELSPPDLIGKTEILTDEHREALCRHLPARAEGYAWTLVFSTSQHGFSLNSMYRKMYKLESPILLVIEDTDNNVFGALTSCSLHVSDHFYGTGESLLFRFTPHFQVYNWTGENLYFIKGNNESLSIGAGDGKFGLWLDGDLYLGRTETCKTYGNDPLTPKVDFVVKTLECWAFISN